From a single Mobula birostris isolate sMobBir1 chromosome 13, sMobBir1.hap1, whole genome shotgun sequence genomic region:
- the LOC140208605 gene encoding uncharacterized protein: MAHQRVHTGERPFTCSDCGKGFTVSSQLLRHQSVHTGEWPFTCSDCGKGFTQSCNLKVHQRVHTGKRPFTCSVCGKGFTCSFNLKVHQRVHTGERPFTCSDCGKEFTQSSQLMVHRRVHTGERPFTCSDCGKGFTESYQLKVHQRVHSGERPFTCSDCGTGFTQSSQLKVHQRIHTGVRPYTCSVCGEGFTKSSAVLRHQSVHTGERPFTCSVCGKGFVESFELKVHQRVHTGERPFTCSDCGKGFIQSSHLKAHQRVHTGERPFTCSVCAKGFTCSPHLLRHQSVHTRE, from the coding sequence atggctcaccagcgagttcacaccggggagcggccgttcacctgctcagactgtgggaagggattcactgtgtcatctcagttactgagacaccagtcagttcacaccggggagtggccattcacctgctcagactgtgggaagggattcactcagtcgtgtaacctgaaggtacatcagagagttcacactggaaagaggccattcacctgctcagtctgtgggaagggattcacttgctcatttaatctgaaggtacatcagcgagttcacactggggagaggccgttcacctgctcagactgtgggaaggaattcactcagtcatctcaactgatggtacatcggcgagttcacactggggagaggccgttcacctgctcagactgtgggaagggattcactgagtcatatcaactgaaggtacatcagagagttcactctggggagaggccattcacctgctcagactgtgggacgggattcactcagtcatctcaactgaaggtacatcagcgaattcacactggggtgaggccgtacacctgctcagtctgtggagaGGGTTTCACAAAGTCATCTGctgtactgagacaccagtcagttcacactggggagaggccattcacctgctcagtgtgtgggaagggattcgtagagtcatttgaactgaaggtacatcagcgagttcacactggggagaggccgttcacctgctcagactgtgggaagggcttcattcagtcatctcatctgaaggcacatcagcgagttcacaccggggagaggccgttcacctgctcagtctgtgcgaagggattcacttgctcacctcatctactgagacaccagtcagttcacaccagggagtga